Proteins from a single region of Candidatus Hydrogenedentota bacterium:
- a CDS encoding methyl-accepting chemotaxis protein, which translates to MKGSNLSIGKRITGALVLLWLGGAALLVFLSYQYTRAELIEGIRIRVRDYAALGALSVPAADHAQLRNPEDEGTESYARVVASLRKIRDNSTDIRFVYTARKGPEGQVVFVGDAEENEADRSALGDVYDDATPLLMEAVDGLSSPVLEEDFYEDEWGTFLSAYAPVYGADGTFDGVIGVDISLDSVHGILNSLLVRLAFLLGLITVLVIPVAFVVPRGFVVPIRDCVAFTRTLARGDFSGEVPLSFRHRRDEVGELAEALQTMTEDLRGLLRDVAGGVRTLANSSAELSEISGKTTRGAKVLSEKATGVAAAAQQSSANAASLVVTMEQASSNLLSVAGATEEMSATIGEIASNSDKARLISSKAGVQAADISSLMEQLGAAAGEIGKVTETITEISSQTNLLALNATIEAARAGAAGKGFGVVANEIKALARETALATEDIREKIDGVQRSVGRAIADNASIAGVVQEVGRLVTAIAAAIEEQATVTRGVASNIAQASGGVEDANERVAQTAMASMTIARDISSVDVAAGEIRGGGEQVQASAAELSGLAERLMGLVGHFKV; encoded by the coding sequence ATGAAAGGTAGTAACCTGAGTATAGGTAAGCGAATTACGGGGGCGCTCGTACTTTTGTGGTTGGGTGGCGCCGCGCTGCTGGTTTTCCTGTCGTACCAGTATACCCGGGCGGAATTGATCGAGGGTATCAGGATTCGGGTTCGAGACTATGCCGCTTTGGGGGCGCTGAGCGTGCCCGCCGCGGATCATGCCCAATTGCGGAATCCGGAGGACGAGGGTACCGAGTCCTACGCTCGCGTGGTTGCTTCACTTCGCAAAATTCGCGACAACAGCACGGACATTCGCTTCGTTTATACGGCGCGGAAGGGCCCGGAAGGCCAGGTGGTCTTTGTCGGGGATGCGGAGGAGAATGAAGCGGATCGTTCCGCTCTCGGAGACGTGTACGACGACGCGACGCCCCTGCTTATGGAAGCAGTGGACGGTCTGTCTTCCCCGGTTCTGGAAGAGGACTTCTACGAGGACGAGTGGGGCACTTTCTTGAGCGCGTATGCGCCGGTGTATGGTGCGGACGGGACCTTCGATGGCGTGATCGGGGTTGATATATCCCTCGACAGTGTCCACGGGATATTAAACAGCCTCCTCGTGCGGTTGGCGTTTCTGCTCGGCTTGATTACCGTGTTGGTTATCCCGGTGGCATTTGTCGTACCCCGGGGCTTTGTAGTTCCCATTCGGGATTGTGTTGCGTTTACCCGCACACTTGCCCGAGGGGACTTTTCCGGCGAAGTGCCCCTGTCGTTCCGGCACCGGCGTGACGAGGTCGGAGAGCTTGCCGAGGCCCTTCAGACGATGACGGAGGACCTGCGCGGGCTGCTTCGGGACGTGGCGGGTGGTGTCAGGACCCTTGCCAACTCCTCCGCGGAGCTATCTGAGATTTCCGGAAAAACGACGCGTGGGGCGAAAGTACTCTCCGAGAAGGCCACGGGGGTTGCGGCGGCGGCGCAGCAGTCCAGCGCGAATGCGGCGAGCCTGGTGGTAACCATGGAACAGGCATCAAGCAATCTTTTGTCCGTGGCGGGCGCGACGGAAGAGATGAGCGCGACGATCGGGGAGATTGCCTCGAATTCCGACAAAGCGCGATTAATCAGTTCTAAGGCCGGGGTCCAGGCGGCCGATATATCCTCGCTTATGGAACAACTGGGCGCGGCGGCGGGGGAAATCGGAAAAGTGACGGAGACGATCACGGAAATTTCTTCCCAGACGAATCTGCTGGCGCTCAACGCCACGATCGAAGCGGCCCGAGCGGGGGCGGCGGGTAAGGGATTCGGGGTGGTTGCCAATGAGATTAAAGCGCTTGCCCGCGAGACGGCCCTGGCCACGGAAGACATCCGTGAAAAGATTGACGGCGTACAGCGCAGTGTCGGCAGGGCAATCGCGGACAACGCGTCAATCGCGGGCGTCGTACAGGAGGTGGGGCGCCTGGTGACGGCGATTGCCGCGGCCATCGAGGAGCAGGCCACGGTGACCCGTGGGGTCGCCTCCAATATCGCGCAGGCCTCGGGCGGCGTGGAAGACGCCAACGAGCGCGTGGCACAGACGGCGATGGCTTCCATGACGATTGCGCGGGACATCTCGTCCGTGGATGTGGCGGCCGGTGAGATCCGGGGGGGCGGCGAACAGGTTCAGGCCAGCGCTGCGGAACTGTCCGGGCTGGCAGAGCGTCTCATGGGTCTGGTGGGCCATTTCAAGGTGTGA
- a CDS encoding arylsulfatase, producing MRYLLLILCFVGLLPDAGADPRPNFLIVLADDMGYSDAGCYGGEIETPNLDSLAEGGLRYAQFYSTGRCWPSRAALMTGYYAQQVRRDAFSDEDLGGRPSWAPLLSTIMKEAGYRCYHTGKWHLDGEPLANGFDRSYSLQDQDRVFSPKVHFLDGVSLPQPAPDSGYYATRVIADYAVDFLKEHAANHSDQPFLHYLAFTAPHFPLHALPEDIERYRDRFLAGWDALREARWKRLSDQGLIHCPLSDFDPAIIPPYNVPAEELAARIGPEEVAHAVPWDSLTDEQRRFQATKMAIHAAMIDRMDRELGRVLAQLKAMGAYDNTVVLFMSDNGASAEQLIRGEGHDTHAEAGSADSYLCLGPGFSSLANTPFRLHKIWTNEGGISSPLIIHWPAGIAARGEVRQQVGHFIDIFPTILEISGVARPVFSGAPEAPGRSLVSSFSRDNSVERPWLWWLHEGRGALRAGDWKVVKREDETAWALYDLAVDRSEMKNLAEEQPEVAARLAGMWAEAAEQFRGNGRQ from the coding sequence ATGCGCTACCTGTTGCTGATTTTGTGCTTCGTCGGGCTTCTTCCGGATGCAGGGGCTGATCCGCGCCCGAATTTCCTCATCGTTCTCGCCGATGATATGGGCTATTCCGATGCGGGGTGCTACGGGGGCGAGATAGAGACCCCGAATCTGGACTCGCTGGCGGAGGGGGGGCTTCGTTATGCCCAGTTCTATTCAACGGGACGCTGCTGGCCGTCGCGGGCGGCGTTGATGACAGGTTACTATGCCCAGCAGGTACGGCGGGATGCTTTTTCGGACGAGGACCTCGGGGGCAGACCTTCGTGGGCGCCATTGTTGTCCACCATAATGAAAGAGGCGGGATACCGTTGCTACCATACAGGAAAGTGGCACCTGGACGGGGAGCCGCTGGCGAATGGATTTGATCGCTCCTATTCTCTCCAGGATCAGGACCGGGTGTTCTCACCCAAAGTACATTTTCTGGACGGCGTGTCGTTGCCCCAGCCAGCGCCGGATAGTGGCTACTATGCTACCCGGGTCATCGCGGACTACGCGGTGGATTTTCTGAAGGAGCACGCGGCGAATCATTCGGACCAGCCTTTTCTTCATTACCTTGCTTTTACCGCGCCCCATTTTCCGCTTCACGCCCTGCCGGAAGATATAGAGCGCTATCGCGACCGCTTCCTTGCGGGGTGGGATGCGCTCCGAGAGGCGCGCTGGAAACGGCTGAGCGACCAGGGGCTTATTCATTGCCCCCTGTCCGACTTCGACCCTGCCATCATCCCTCCTTACAACGTGCCTGCCGAAGAACTTGCCGCGCGGATTGGCCCCGAGGAAGTGGCCCATGCCGTGCCCTGGGACAGCCTCACGGATGAGCAACGACGCTTTCAGGCGACAAAGATGGCTATCCATGCGGCCATGATTGATCGGATGGACCGGGAGCTGGGGCGGGTGTTGGCGCAACTGAAGGCGATGGGGGCTTATGACAACACCGTTGTTCTCTTCATGTCGGACAATGGCGCAAGTGCGGAGCAGCTAATTCGGGGCGAGGGGCACGACACGCACGCCGAAGCCGGTTCTGCAGACTCCTATCTCTGCCTGGGTCCGGGCTTTTCCAGTCTGGCCAACACGCCTTTTCGATTACACAAGATCTGGACCAACGAGGGCGGCATTTCTTCCCCGCTGATTATCCACTGGCCTGCGGGTATCGCGGCGCGTGGTGAAGTGCGGCAACAGGTCGGTCATTTTATCGATATCTTTCCGACGATCCTTGAAATTTCCGGCGTGGCGAGGCCGGTCTTTTCCGGGGCGCCCGAGGCACCGGGGCGGAGTCTGGTGTCGAGTTTTTCGCGGGACAACAGCGTGGAGCGCCCCTGGCTCTGGTGGCTGCATGAAGGGCGCGGGGCGCTTCGGGCGGGGGACTGGAAGGTGGTGAAGCGGGAGGACGAAACCGCGTGGGCGTTGTATGACCTTGCGGTCGACCGCAGTGAGATGAAGAATCTGGCGGAGGAGCAACCCGAAGTGGCTGCGCGGCTTGCGGGGATGTGGGCGGAGGCCGCGGAACAGTTTCGGGGAAATGGCCGGCAGTAG
- a CDS encoding succinylglutamate desuccinylase/aspartoacylase family protein, which translates to MARHKSITFAGQRVPRGESRSLSLQFSESYLGSPVTVPIHVIRAEKPGPTVLLTGCVHGDELNGMGIIREVLYGHPPVLTRGSLVCVPVVNVYGLEHHTRYLPDRRDLNRDFPGSEKGTLSSRLAHVIFDKVVRQCDILIDFHSAAVRRTNYPNIRADLSNPACQHLAQTFGCELIVDGKGPIGSLRRAATSAGVPCIILEAGEVWKIEPSVVEVGVRGVMNILKSMKMVDGPLETARYQVESHRTTWVRAEQGGTLSFNVNPGDLVQKGEILATNYNIFGDERRQLVSPGDGIILGMTTMPVVKPGDAAFHIALVPRSKLKQIRAKIEESSSHDLFNRVHSDLATNVHRV; encoded by the coding sequence ATGGCCAGACATAAATCCATCACCTTCGCTGGACAACGCGTTCCCCGAGGCGAGTCCAGAAGCCTGTCCCTGCAATTCAGCGAGTCGTATCTCGGTTCGCCCGTGACCGTGCCGATCCACGTGATCCGCGCGGAGAAGCCGGGCCCCACCGTGCTGCTTACCGGCTGCGTCCATGGCGACGAGCTCAACGGCATGGGCATCATCCGCGAAGTGCTCTATGGCCACCCCCCCGTGCTCACGCGCGGCTCCCTCGTCTGCGTGCCCGTTGTTAATGTCTACGGCCTGGAGCATCACACGCGATACCTGCCCGACCGCCGTGATCTGAATCGCGATTTCCCCGGCTCCGAGAAGGGCACCCTCTCCAGCCGCCTGGCCCATGTCATCTTCGACAAAGTCGTGCGCCAGTGCGATATCCTCATCGACTTTCACAGCGCGGCCGTGCGGCGCACCAACTATCCCAATATTCGCGCGGACCTCTCCAATCCCGCCTGCCAGCATCTGGCCCAGACCTTCGGCTGCGAGTTGATCGTGGACGGCAAAGGGCCCATCGGCTCGCTGCGGCGCGCGGCAACCTCGGCCGGCGTCCCCTGCATTATTCTGGAAGCCGGCGAGGTCTGGAAGATCGAGCCGAGTGTGGTGGAGGTCGGCGTACGCGGCGTGATGAATATTCTCAAGAGCATGAAGATGGTCGATGGTCCTCTCGAAACCGCCCGCTATCAGGTCGAAAGCCACCGCACCACCTGGGTGCGCGCGGAACAGGGCGGCACCCTCAGCTTCAATGTGAATCCCGGCGACCTCGTGCAGAAGGGCGAGATCCTCGCCACCAACTATAATATCTTCGGCGACGAACGACGCCAGCTCGTCTCGCCGGGCGACGGCATCATTTTGGGCATGACTACCATGCCCGTGGTGAAGCCCGGCGACGCCGCATTTCACATCGCCCTGGTGCCCCGTTCTAAGCTGAAACAGATTCGCGCGAAGATTGAAGAAAGCTCGTCCCACGATCTTTTCAACCGCGTGCACAGCGATCTGGCGACCAACGTGCACCGCGTGTAA
- a CDS encoding ATP-dependent zinc protease, whose amino-acid sequence MEKRTPRKTIIGWTEYIELPEWEIQAVKAKVDTGARTSALHVESLRETKPGWVEFDVVLTTKGPRIRHRIHAEVVKWAKVRSSTGDYKRRCFVRTTIKMGPIVKEIEISLVSREKMLFRMLLGRKALEKDFVVDVSKRSLLGKPDKGQKRIDF is encoded by the coding sequence TTGGAGAAACGGACCCCGAGAAAGACCATTATTGGCTGGACGGAGTATATCGAGCTGCCCGAGTGGGAGATCCAGGCGGTGAAGGCCAAGGTGGACACGGGCGCGCGGACGAGCGCGCTCCACGTGGAAAGCCTGAGGGAAACGAAGCCCGGATGGGTCGAGTTTGATGTCGTCTTGACGACCAAGGGCCCGCGCATTCGTCACCGGATCCATGCCGAGGTGGTGAAATGGGCCAAAGTCCGCTCCAGCACGGGGGACTACAAGCGCCGTTGCTTCGTCAGGACCACCATCAAGATGGGGCCTATTGTTAAGGAAATTGAAATCTCTCTCGTCTCGCGCGAGAAAATGTTGTTCCGCATGTTGCTGGGCCGCAAGGCGCTGGAGAAGGACTTCGTGGTGGATGTAAGCAAGCGAAGTCTCCTCGGCAAGCCGGATAAAGGCCAGAAAAGGATTGATTTTTGA
- the rimK gene encoding 30S ribosomal protein S6--L-glutamate ligase produces the protein MKIAILSRSERGYSVRRLKEAALARGHEVKRLDTLRFSMTLERNTPELYFRGAPLSHYDAVIPRIGQSITHYGLAVVRQFEQCGIYAANDSLAIAASRDKLRAMQILSRHDIGMPPTAFVRDEYDVLPAIARVGGVPVIIKLLEGTQGVGVILAETSKVAEAIIQTLHSAQQNVLIQKFVKESKGADIRAIVIGDHVVAAMRRQAQAGEYRSNVHRGGTTQSIKLDPVYEETAIRAAQILGLRIAGVDMLESSEGPQVMEVNSSPGLRGIETATGVDIAGAIIADVENHVLFPQVDLKQRLRLAAGYGVAEFTVHDMPHLEGRMLRDTDLAEKNIRVISIRRAKHIVPNPRGDESIQTGDTLLCFGELREMRAIIPAHGYAARAIRKPRIRPIPQSAPRIDDMELIDGQT, from the coding sequence TTGAAAATTGCCATATTGAGCCGCAGTGAGCGCGGGTACAGCGTGCGCCGGCTGAAAGAGGCCGCCCTCGCAAGGGGCCATGAAGTAAAGCGCCTCGATACCCTCCGTTTTTCCATGACCCTGGAGCGCAACACGCCCGAGCTGTATTTTCGAGGCGCGCCCCTCTCCCATTATGACGCGGTCATCCCCCGCATCGGCCAGTCCATCACCCACTACGGCCTCGCCGTCGTGCGCCAGTTCGAGCAGTGCGGCATCTACGCGGCCAACGACTCTCTCGCTATCGCCGCCTCGCGCGACAAGCTCCGGGCCATGCAGATTCTGAGCCGCCACGATATCGGCATGCCCCCCACCGCGTTTGTGCGCGACGAGTACGACGTGCTCCCCGCCATCGCACGGGTCGGTGGTGTGCCGGTAATCATCAAGCTCCTCGAAGGCACCCAGGGCGTCGGCGTGATCCTGGCCGAGACGTCCAAAGTGGCCGAGGCCATCATCCAGACCCTCCACAGCGCCCAGCAGAACGTGCTCATCCAGAAATTCGTGAAGGAGAGCAAAGGGGCGGATATACGCGCCATCGTCATCGGCGACCACGTCGTCGCGGCCATGCGCCGCCAGGCCCAGGCGGGTGAATACCGCAGTAACGTGCACCGCGGCGGCACCACCCAGAGCATCAAGCTCGACCCGGTCTATGAAGAGACCGCCATTCGCGCCGCCCAGATCCTGGGACTGCGCATAGCCGGTGTAGACATGCTGGAATCTTCCGAAGGCCCCCAGGTCATGGAGGTCAATTCCTCCCCCGGCCTGCGCGGCATCGAGACCGCCACCGGCGTCGACATTGCCGGCGCGATCATCGCCGACGTGGAGAATCACGTCCTCTTTCCCCAGGTGGACCTTAAGCAGCGGCTCCGCCTGGCCGCGGGCTATGGCGTGGCCGAATTCACCGTGCACGACATGCCCCATCTCGAAGGGCGAATGCTCCGGGACACCGACCTGGCCGAGAAAAACATCCGCGTTATCAGCATCCGCCGCGCGAAGCACATCGTGCCCAATCCGCGCGGCGATGAGTCCATTCAAACGGGCGACACCCTCCTCTGCTTCGGGGAGCTGAGGGAGATGCGCGCCATTATCCCCGCACACGGATACGCCGCGCGCGCGATCCGAAAACCCAGAATTCGACCCATTCCGCAGAGCGCGCCGCGGATCGACGACATGGAGTTGATCGATGGCCAGACATAA
- a CDS encoding DUF3142 domain-containing protein: protein MKRYKWDLIAAGVALCIVAGYFLYSGELDFGRSQPSARPVHALYVWQRLWTDEVRESLARATENVRHLMVLVHEDGMPAIDVDYAALAGTRLSVTLVYRYPASFGAGLETDVTQAVARVASEIRRGCTAAQATGVRLRGVQLDYDAPTRSLRHYRDFLRDLKPELPEGLDLSITVLPTWLDDGAFSALARGLDYYVLQVHSFERPGDIDTPMVLCDTTRIPEYVARAEDLGTPYFIALPTHGYEVAFDAKGDFAGLSAEGPDPAWPAGTQLREVRAEPAALAGVVNTLAEHLPDHFRGAVWFRMPVISDTRNWTWPVLTAVMEGRVPSVRFSVEIRYPDPGLAEIWLESVGEDRPNRAVEIRVSLAEGDVLASDCVNGFVATKGGDAVILRGAAPVDQAPILVGWYRMKDEQAALGLKLLGTAGMEGTTEWNGAG from the coding sequence GTGAAACGATATAAATGGGACTTGATTGCGGCGGGCGTCGCCCTCTGCATCGTGGCGGGCTACTTTTTATACAGCGGGGAACTGGATTTCGGTCGCTCGCAGCCCAGCGCGCGGCCTGTTCACGCGCTTTATGTCTGGCAGCGACTCTGGACCGATGAGGTTCGGGAGAGTCTGGCGCGGGCCACAGAGAATGTGCGCCACCTCATGGTCCTCGTTCACGAGGATGGCATGCCCGCGATAGACGTGGACTACGCGGCGCTGGCTGGCACGCGATTGTCGGTGACGCTGGTTTACCGGTATCCCGCCAGTTTTGGCGCGGGGTTGGAAACCGACGTGACTCAGGCGGTGGCGCGGGTCGCCTCGGAGATTCGGAGGGGGTGCACCGCGGCACAGGCCACAGGGGTGCGCCTGCGGGGCGTTCAGTTGGACTACGACGCGCCGACGCGGTCCCTGCGGCACTATCGCGATTTTCTGCGGGACTTGAAGCCGGAATTGCCCGAGGGGTTGGACCTGTCCATCACGGTGCTGCCCACCTGGCTTGATGATGGGGCGTTTTCGGCCCTGGCGCGCGGACTGGACTACTATGTGCTTCAGGTGCATTCCTTTGAGCGGCCGGGCGACATCGACACGCCAATGGTATTGTGCGATACGACCCGAATCCCCGAGTATGTGGCCCGAGCGGAGGACCTGGGGACGCCCTACTTCATCGCGCTGCCCACCCATGGCTACGAGGTGGCTTTTGACGCAAAGGGGGACTTCGCAGGGCTCTCTGCCGAGGGACCCGACCCCGCCTGGCCCGCGGGGACGCAGCTTCGGGAAGTGCGCGCGGAGCCGGCAGCGCTCGCAGGGGTCGTAAATACCCTGGCGGAACACCTGCCCGATCACTTCCGGGGAGCGGTCTGGTTCCGCATGCCGGTGATCTCGGACACCCGCAACTGGACATGGCCCGTGCTCACGGCGGTGATGGAGGGCCGGGTGCCCAGTGTCCGGTTTTCGGTTGAGATTCGTTATCCCGATCCGGGTCTGGCGGAGATCTGGCTCGAGAGTGTGGGGGAAGATCGGCCAAACCGAGCCGTTGAAATTCGAGTCTCACTTGCAGAGGGTGATGTGCTGGCTTCCGACTGCGTAAACGGATTCGTCGCGACCAAGGGAGGCGACGCTGTCATCCTGCGGGGGGCCGCACCCGTTGACCAAGCGCCCATTCTGGTGGGTTGGTATCGGATGAAAGATGAACAGGCGGCATTGGGACTTAAGTTGCTTGGCACGGCCGGCATGGAAGGAACGACGGAATGGAACGGGGCAGGCTGA
- a CDS encoding DinB family protein gives MNIIDGMIEELKHEAANTRRLLERLPDDKLGFKPHEKSFSLGELASHITSLLGWTGPTCALDHFVFNKDEWPTWLGDSAAAIVARLDEQVESAIDAMKPLSNEELMKNWTMAGPDGTVFISMPRVQVLRAMILNHLVHHRGQLTVYLRLCDVPLPALYGPSADEQH, from the coding sequence ATGAACATCATCGACGGAATGATCGAAGAATTGAAGCACGAGGCCGCAAACACCCGGCGCCTCCTGGAGCGGTTGCCCGACGACAAGCTGGGCTTCAAGCCCCACGAAAAGTCCTTCAGCCTCGGCGAACTTGCGAGCCACATCACCAGCCTCCTCGGCTGGACCGGGCCCACCTGCGCACTGGACCACTTCGTGTTCAACAAAGACGAGTGGCCCACCTGGCTCGGTGACAGCGCCGCCGCAATCGTTGCGCGCCTCGACGAGCAGGTCGAATCGGCCATCGACGCCATGAAACCGTTGAGCAACGAGGAACTCATGAAGAACTGGACCATGGCCGGCCCAGACGGAACCGTGTTTATTTCCATGCCCCGCGTTCAGGTGCTGCGCGCCATGATCCTCAACCACCTCGTCCATCACCGGGGACAACTCACGGTGTACCTGCGCCTATGCGACGTCCCCCTCCCCGCGCTCTACGGCCCCTCGGCGGACGAGCAGCACTGA
- a CDS encoding HEAT repeat domain-containing protein: protein MHFALRYRSAVWAAGLVTASLLTVTVRAQVIPIPAEDQSIATLQSEADYITHLEAFRALRQNGTEKSIPAIAKYLHDVKKSHLARYALEDMPYPEAGAALRAALEGATPETLPGIIATLGVRRDAEAVSALTPLLADGHVETSAAAASALGRIASAEAVAVLTTAYTAATDEAQKARLAEGLLAAAEQFMKDGKGTEAAAIYRPLRKKGNPEFVREAAFMGLALALPEKAPDRVLKNIVGEDPLYRNLAREVVAETEGAAATARYVAALPTLPEEAQANLLDGLARRGDCTARDGVVAALDSSSPVVKAAAATALGSLGSEADVPLLAPLMLSSDEALATAARNSLIRLQGDAINPTIVKTLQASDAPTRAKLLELLSVRIAPEAVPQATGLLGDAAGEVRLAALEVLLQQGSVAEMPALLDVMKSSKVADEQSLAARTFNAIAGRSGDEALPVILKNLDTAEPPVKKSLVEALGKVGGAAALPPVVALLKDADPAMQKTALGVLADWPTADALGQLLELAKSDDAALHDAGLRGYTRLARAAADNAMLDTAMSLTRSKEEKWVVLSALGTVHSGPSLDALAKHLDDPEVQKEAAAAILTVSEAVSKHSPEAKVIARKAVENVKAKVPAESVQKRASDLLAKLQ, encoded by the coding sequence ATGCATTTTGCATTGCGCTATAGATCCGCCGTCTGGGCCGCCGGCCTCGTAACGGCCTCCCTACTGACCGTCACCGTGCGGGCCCAGGTCATCCCCATCCCCGCCGAGGATCAGAGCATCGCCACCCTTCAGTCCGAAGCGGACTACATCACCCACCTCGAAGCCTTTCGCGCCCTGCGCCAGAACGGCACCGAGAAATCCATTCCGGCCATTGCCAAGTACCTGCACGACGTGAAAAAGTCTCACCTCGCGCGCTACGCGCTGGAAGACATGCCCTATCCCGAAGCCGGAGCCGCCCTGCGCGCCGCCCTCGAAGGGGCAACACCGGAAACACTGCCGGGGATCATCGCCACGCTCGGCGTTCGCCGCGACGCCGAGGCCGTCTCCGCATTGACGCCCCTGCTGGCCGATGGGCACGTCGAAACTTCGGCCGCCGCCGCGAGCGCGCTGGGTCGCATCGCTTCGGCGGAGGCCGTCGCCGTGCTGACCACCGCCTACACGGCCGCCACCGACGAGGCCCAGAAAGCCCGCCTGGCCGAAGGACTCCTCGCCGCAGCGGAGCAATTCATGAAAGATGGCAAAGGCACCGAAGCCGCCGCTATCTATCGCCCCCTGCGCAAGAAGGGCAACCCGGAATTCGTTCGCGAAGCCGCCTTCATGGGCCTCGCCCTCGCGCTGCCGGAGAAGGCCCCGGATCGGGTGCTGAAGAACATCGTTGGCGAAGATCCGCTCTATCGCAACCTGGCCCGTGAAGTGGTCGCCGAGACCGAAGGGGCCGCTGCGACGGCCCGTTATGTCGCAGCACTCCCCACGCTTCCGGAAGAGGCCCAGGCCAATCTGCTGGACGGCCTCGCACGCCGTGGCGACTGCACCGCGCGCGATGGCGTCGTGGCTGCGCTGGACAGCAGCTCTCCCGTCGTAAAGGCCGCGGCGGCAACGGCACTGGGTTCCCTCGGCAGCGAAGCCGACGTGCCCCTTCTCGCTCCACTGATGCTTTCGTCGGACGAGGCTCTGGCCACCGCCGCGCGCAACAGCCTCATCCGCCTGCAGGGTGATGCCATCAACCCCACCATCGTGAAAACCCTCCAGGCCTCCGACGCCCCGACGCGTGCGAAACTGCTGGAGCTCCTCTCGGTCCGCATTGCGCCGGAAGCCGTTCCCCAGGCCACGGGACTGCTCGGCGACGCCGCGGGCGAAGTTCGACTGGCAGCCCTCGAAGTGCTGCTGCAACAGGGTTCCGTGGCCGAAATGCCCGCCCTGCTTGACGTCATGAAGTCGTCTAAAGTTGCCGACGAACAATCCCTGGCCGCGCGCACCTTCAACGCCATTGCGGGCCGTTCGGGTGACGAAGCCCTGCCGGTGATTCTAAAGAATCTCGACACCGCCGAGCCGCCGGTGAAGAAATCCCTCGTGGAAGCCCTCGGCAAAGTCGGTGGCGCCGCCGCGCTCCCCCCTGTCGTCGCGTTGCTTAAGGACGCCGATCCCGCCATGCAAAAGACCGCTCTCGGCGTCCTCGCCGACTGGCCCACCGCCGATGCCCTCGGCCAGTTGCTCGAACTGGCTAAGTCCGATGACGCAGCGTTGCATGACGCGGGCCTGCGGGGCTATACCCGCCTCGCTCGGGCCGCCGCGGACAACGCCATGCTCGACACGGCCATGAGCCTCACGAGGTCAAAGGAAGAAAAATGGGTGGTCCTGTCCGCACTGGGCACGGTCCACTCCGGTCCCTCCCTTGATGCCCTGGCGAAACATCTGGACGACCCCGAAGTTCAGAAAGAGGCCGCCGCCGCGATACTCACCGTTTCCGAAGCCGTGAGCAAACACAGCCCGGAAGCCAAAGTAATCGCCCGCAAGGCCGTTGAAAACGTGAAGGCCAAAGTGCCGGCAGAATCCGTGCAGAAACGCGCCAGCGACCTCCTGGCCAAGTTGCAGTAG